A window of Phormidium ambiguum IAM M-71 contains these coding sequences:
- a CDS encoding DUF29 domain-containing protein, with protein sequence MESAKTIASSTPSLYDRDFYLWIEETLRLLREGKLAEIDITNLIEEIEDMGKSQKQAVRSNLMVLLMHLLKYQYQPEKRSGSWKYTIREHRRRLIEAFEDSPSLRNYLAEVFDKCYQNARKEAADETELPLSIFPSESPFTPEQTLNEDFLPE encoded by the coding sequence ATGGAATCAGCGAAAACAATAGCAAGTAGTACACCAAGTCTTTACGATCGTGATTTTTACTTGTGGATTGAAGAAACTCTTAGGTTACTGCGGGAAGGCAAGTTAGCTGAGATAGATATAACCAACTTAATAGAAGAAATTGAGGATATGGGCAAAAGCCAAAAACAGGCTGTTCGCAGTAATTTAATGGTGCTTTTGATGCACCTTCTCAAGTATCAGTATCAACCAGAAAAGCGATCGGGTAGCTGGAAATATACAATTAGAGAACACCGACGACGCTTGATAGAAGCATTTGAAGATAGCCCAAGTTTGCGTAACTATTTAGCAGAGGTGTTCGATAAGTGCTATCAAAATGCCAGAAAGGAAGCCGCAGACGAAACTGAATTACCTCTCAGTATCTTTCCTAGCGAGTCACCTTTTACTCCTGAACAAACTCTGAACGAAGATTTTTTACCAGAATAA
- a CDS encoding DUF29 domain-containing protein has translation MTVSQSETQTFNLYDRDFCLWAEETAKLLREGKLSEIDLEHLIEEVEDMSGSQKRALLSNLRVLLMHLLKYKYQPEKRSRSWRSTIIEHRIRLEEAFEESPSLKEYFGEIFDKAYQKARKQAAQETELPLNIFPSESPFTPEQTLDEDFLPEQ, from the coding sequence ATGACGGTATCTCAATCAGAAACTCAAACTTTCAATCTTTACGATCGTGATTTTTGTTTGTGGGCAGAAGAAACCGCAAAACTTTTGCGCGAGGGAAAGTTGTCCGAAATCGATTTGGAACACCTAATTGAAGAAGTTGAAGATATGAGTGGGAGTCAAAAGCGGGCATTACTAAGTAACCTCCGAGTTCTTTTAATGCACCTTTTGAAGTACAAATATCAGCCAGAGAAACGTTCTAGAAGTTGGCGAAGTACGATTATTGAACATCGAATTCGTTTGGAAGAAGCTTTTGAGGAAAGCCCTAGTCTGAAAGAGTATTTTGGAGAAATTTTTGACAAGGCGTATCAGAAAGCTAGAAAACAAGCAGCACAGGAGACTGAATTACCTCTCAATATCTTTCCTAGCGAATCACCTTTTACTCCCGAACAAACTCTTGACGAAGATTTCTTACCTGAACAGTAG
- a CDS encoding ABC transporter ATP-binding protein, translating to MLKSVIIRLENISKVYGSGDTEVKALQEVNLVVEEGEYCSIMGASGSGKSTAMNIIGCLDRPSSGNYYLDRVDVSQLPDTELAKIRNQKLGFVFQQFHLLPQLTAMENVMLPMVYAGVPGGERKERAVEALTKVGLAQRLNNRPNQLSGGQQQRVAIARAIVNRPVLLLADEPTGALDSKTTQEVMDIFTELNESGITVVMVTHEPDVAKQTKRIVWFRDGQVLHSHLTPEEIATVAV from the coding sequence ATGCTTAAATCAGTAATTATTAGATTAGAAAACATTAGCAAAGTTTACGGTAGTGGCGATACAGAAGTAAAAGCACTACAAGAAGTTAATTTGGTAGTGGAAGAAGGCGAATATTGTTCAATTATGGGCGCTTCTGGATCGGGTAAATCCACAGCAATGAATATTATTGGTTGTCTCGATCGCCCTTCTTCGGGAAACTATTATTTAGATCGAGTTGATGTTTCCCAATTACCAGATACCGAATTAGCCAAAATTCGCAATCAAAAATTAGGGTTTGTCTTTCAACAATTCCACCTTTTACCCCAATTAACTGCAATGGAAAATGTCATGTTACCAATGGTTTATGCTGGTGTTCCAGGGGGGGAAAGAAAGGAACGTGCGGTAGAAGCACTAACAAAAGTGGGATTAGCGCAAAGATTGAATAATCGACCTAATCAACTTTCCGGGGGACAACAACAACGAGTTGCGATCGCTCGCGCTATAGTCAACCGCCCAGTATTATTATTAGCAGACGAACCCACAGGCGCACTAGATTCTAAAACCACTCAAGAAGTAATGGATATTTTTACCGAATTAAATGAAAGTGGGATTACAGTCGTTATGGTGACTCACGAACCAGACGTAGCAAAACAAACCAAGCGTATCGTGTGGTTCCGCGATGGTCAAGTATTACACTCTCACCTCACACCCGAAGAAATTGCCACAGTCGCAGTCTAA
- a CDS encoding ABC transporter permease — protein MDIVESVKMATTTLVANKLRSTLTMLGIIIGNASVIAMVGIGQGAQKLASEQFESLGPNVLFIIPGNQNAQRNRDFPKTLVLEDAKAIANQVPSVTDVAPQIQSRLPVVYSNKNTNTQIIGVTPEFLPVRSFDLARGRFFSDQDLKSNNQIAILGSDVVGKLFGNQNPIGEKIRIRNLSFLVVGVMEQKGSFLGNNQDDTIFIPLTTMANRLRGRTSPYGTEVDFIAVSAKDANSIGAAQFQISNLLRLRHKISTEDDFTVRTQKDILQIVGTITGALTLMLAAIAGISLFVGGIGVMNIMLVSVTERTQEIGLRKAIGATQQDILIQFMIEAIILSAAGGIVGTIIGVGGVTLVGALTPLKAGISPVAIVLAVGISGSIGLFFGVVPAQRAAKLDPIVALRSA, from the coding sequence ATGGATATCGTTGAAAGCGTGAAAATGGCAACTACTACATTAGTTGCTAATAAATTACGGAGTACTTTAACAATGCTGGGCATTATTATCGGGAATGCTTCAGTAATTGCTATGGTGGGAATTGGACAAGGGGCGCAAAAATTAGCATCAGAACAGTTTGAATCTCTTGGCCCAAATGTGTTATTTATCATTCCGGGTAATCAAAATGCTCAAAGAAACCGGGATTTTCCTAAAACTTTGGTGTTAGAAGATGCGAAAGCGATCGCTAATCAAGTGCCTTCAGTTACAGATGTAGCACCGCAAATTCAAAGCCGTCTACCAGTAGTTTATAGTAATAAAAATACGAATACACAAATTATTGGTGTAACTCCAGAATTTTTACCTGTCCGCAGTTTTGATTTAGCTAGAGGTAGATTTTTTAGCGATCAAGATTTGAAGAGTAATAACCAAATTGCCATTCTGGGTTCTGATGTAGTCGGTAAACTCTTTGGTAATCAAAACCCGATCGGGGAAAAAATTAGAATTAGAAATCTCAGCTTTTTAGTAGTTGGGGTAATGGAACAAAAAGGTTCATTTTTGGGAAATAACCAAGATGATACGATTTTTATTCCTTTAACTACAATGGCGAATCGCCTGAGAGGAAGAACTTCTCCTTATGGAACAGAAGTAGATTTTATTGCGGTTTCAGCTAAAGATGCTAATAGTATTGGTGCAGCGCAATTTCAAATTAGTAATTTACTAAGATTGCGCCATAAAATTAGTACTGAAGATGATTTTACCGTCAGAACGCAAAAAGATATTCTGCAAATTGTGGGAACAATTACAGGTGCTTTGACTTTAATGTTAGCTGCGATCGCCGGAATTTCTCTGTTCGTCGGCGGAATTGGTGTAATGAATATTATGCTAGTTTCAGTAACAGAAAGAACTCAGGAAATTGGGTTAAGAAAAGCGATCGGTGCAACTCAACAAGATATCTTAATTCAATTCATGATTGAAGCAATAATTCTCTCTGCTGCTGGTGGTATCGTCGGAACTATAATTGGCGTGGGTGGAGTAACTTTAGTTGGCGCTTTAACACCTTTAAAAGCAGGAATTTCACCAGTTGCGATCGTCCTAGCTGTCGGAATTTCCGGTAGTATTGGGTTATTTTTCGGTGTTGTTCCCGCCCAACGCGCCGCCAAACTAGACCCAATTGTAGCTTTGAGAAGTGCTTAA